Proteins co-encoded in one Brassica oleracea var. oleracea cultivar TO1000 chromosome C4, BOL, whole genome shotgun sequence genomic window:
- the LOC106342304 gene encoding protein transport protein SEC23-like, whose amino-acid sequence MAEMANMDPEGMDGVRMTWNVWPRTKVEASKCVIPLAASISPIRRHSEIPSLPYAPLKCRTCVAVLNAFARVDFAAKIWICPFCFQRNPFPPHYHMISETNLPGELYPQYTTVEYALPSTAGQFDPRTGAAPPQTPPPVFVFVLDTCMIEEELGFAKSALKQAIGLLPENALVGFVSFGTQAHVHELGFSEMSKVFVFKGDKEVSKDQVLDQLGLSSRRAPSSGFPKGAQNGFQSAAGVNRFLLPASDCEYTLDLLLDELQTDQWPVQPGHRPQRCTGVALSVAAGLLGACLPGTGARIVALVGGPCTEGPGTIISKDLSDPVRSHKDLDKDAAPYYKKAVKFYDSIAKQLVAQGHVLDLFASALDQVGVAEMKVAVESTGGLVVLSESFGHSVFKDSFKRVFEDGEQSLGLCSNGTLEINCSKDIKIQGAIGPCSSLEKKGPSVADTVIGEGNTNAWKLCGLDKSTCLTVFFDLSSTGSNAPGTVNPQFYLQFLTSYQNPEGQTLLRVTTITRQWVDTAVSTEELVQGFDQETAAVVMARLASFKMETEEGFDATRWLDRTLIRLCSKFGDYRKDDPTSFTLNPYFSLFPQFMFNLRRSQFVQVFNNSPDETAYFRMLLNRENISNATVMIQPSLTSYTFSSPPQPALLDVASVAADRILLLDAYFSVVVFHGMTIAQWRNMGYHEQPEHEAFAQLLQAPQEDSQMIVRERFPVPRLVVCDQHGSQARFLLAKLNPSATYNNANEMSAGSDVIFTDDVSLQVFFEHLQKLAVQS is encoded by the exons ATGGCAGAGATGGCGAACATGGATCCCGAAGGCATGGACGGAGTTCGCATGACCTGGAACGTCTGGCCTCGCACCAAGGTCGAAGCCAGCAAGTGCGTGATCCCACTCGCCGCCTCAATCTCCCCGATCCGTCGCCACTCCGAGATCCCTTCTCTCCCTTACGCTCCCCTCAAATGCCGAACCTGCGTCGCCGTCCTCAACGCCTTTGCCCGCGTCGATTTCGCCGCCAAGATCTGGATCTGCCCTTTCTGCTTCCAGAGGAACCCTTTCCCTCCTCACTACCACATGATCTCCGAGACCAATCTCCCCGGCGAGCTTTACCCTCAGTACACTACCGTTGAGTACGCGCTTCCTTCCACCGCCGGTCAGTTCGATCCCAGAACCGGCGCTGCTCCGCCTCAGACGCCTCCTCCTGTGTTCGTGTTTGTTCTCGACACGTGTATGATCGAGGAGGAGTTGGGGTTCGCTAAATCCGCGCTTAAGCAGGCGATCGGGTTGCTTCCGGAGAATGCTTTGGTGGGGTTTGTGTCTTTTGGTACGCAGGCCCATGTTCATGAGCTGGGGTTCTCGGAGATGTCTAAAGTCTTTGTCTTTAAAGGGGATAAAGAAGTCTCCAAGGATCAGGTTTTGGATCAGTTGGGGCTTTCCTCCAGGAGAGCTCCCTCTTCTGGGTTTCCCAAAGGAGCGCAAAATGGGTTCCAGAGTGCTGCTGGTGTCAACAGGTTCTTGCTGCCTGCCTCGGATTGTGAATACACACTGGACTTG CTTTTGGATGAGCTGCAAACAGACCAGTGGCCTGTTCAGCCAGGTCATCGTCCCCAACGATGCACTGGTGTGGCGTTGAGTGTTGCTGCTGGATTGCTTGGAGCTTGCTTGCCTGGAACTGGGGCTAGAATCGTTGCTTTGGTCGGAGGTCCATGTACAGAGGGCCCTGGAACG ATTATCTCAAAGGATTTATCAGATCCTGTGCGGTCTCACAAAGATCTAGATAAAGATGCTGCCCCTTACTATAAGAAAGCTGTCAAGTTTTATGATAGTATTGCAAAGCAACTGGTCGCTCAGGGTCATGTGTTAGACCTGTTCGCTTCCGCACTTGATCAG GTTGGGGTTGCTGAAATGAAAGTTGCAGTTGAAAGTACCGGTGGCCTTGTTGTTCTATCTGAAAGTTTTGGGCATTCCGTATTTAAAGATTCCTTCAAACGGGTGTTTGAAGATGGCGAGCAGTCTCTTGGCCTCTGCTCTAA TGGCACGCTTGAGATCAATTGCTCAAAAGATATCAAAATTCAAGGGGCTATCGGGCCTTGCTCGTCATTAGAAAAG AAAGGTCCCAGTGTTGCCGACACAGTCATTGGAGAGGGGAATACCAATGCTTGGAAGTTATGTGGCCTCGACAAGAGTACTTGCTTGACAGTTTTCTTTGATCTATCCTCAACCGGGTCAAATGCTCCTGGAACTGTAAATCCTCAGTTTTATTTGCAGTTTCTTACAAG TTACCAAAACCCTGAAGGTCAAACATTGCTCAGGGTTACAACAATAACCAGACAGTGGGTAGATACTGCTGTGAGCACTGAG GAACTTGTGCAAGGCTTTGATCAAGAAACTGCTGCTGTTGTCATGGCAAGATTAGCTTCCTTTAAAATGGAAACCGAG GAGGGATTTGATGCTACTCGATGGCTAGATCGGACTCTCATTCGTCTGTGTTCAAAATTCGGTGACTATAGAAAGGATGACCCAACCTCTTTCACGCTGAATCCATATTTTTCATTGTTCCCTCAATTCATGTTTAACCTGCGGAGGTCACAGTTTGTCCAG GTCTTTAACAATAGTCCAGATGAAACTGCGTACTTCCGCATGTTGCTAAACCGGGAGAATATTTCGAATGCAACGGTCATGATCCAACCATCGCTGACATCATATACATTCAGTTCACCGCCTCAGCCAGCTTTGCTGGATGTGGCTTCTGTTGCAGCCGACAGAATTCTTCTGTTAGATGCATATTTTAGTGTTGTTGTCTTCCATGGAATGACTATAGCACAGTGGCGAAACATGGGTTACCATGAGCAGCCTGAACATGAG GCCTTTGCTCAGCTATTGCAAGCTCCCCAAGAGGATTCCCAGATGATAGTCCGGGAGCGTTTCCCTGTCCCGAGATTAGTTGTGTGTGATCAACATGGATCTCAG GCAAGGTTTTTATTGGCAAAGCTGAATCCATCAGCGACTTATAACAATGCAAACGAGATGTCAGCTGGGTCTGATGTAATCTTCACTGACGACGTGAGCCTGCAAGTCTTTTTTGAGCATCTCCAAAAACTGGCCGTGCAATCCTGA